In a single window of the Bacillus mycoides genome:
- a CDS encoding DUF4359 domain-containing protein — translation MKKKYIIMALAVVLLVYLANSNPGKGEYTDWAAKQFMKRNDVSKKLDEVEKENKEGILGDLASAGKKLANKYVEPQVGLLIDHYTKRNDYIFFSTYKTEFDVGGENYKYVCVGFSNIFIPIEMPKKKDESAK, via the coding sequence ATGAAGAAAAAGTATATTATTATGGCTCTAGCTGTTGTTCTCTTAGTTTATTTAGCAAACAGTAATCCGGGTAAGGGAGAATATACGGATTGGGCAGCAAAACAATTTATGAAGCGTAATGATGTGAGTAAGAAGCTAGACGAGGTTGAGAAAGAAAACAAAGAGGGTATACTTGGCGATCTAGCATCGGCGGGAAAGAAATTGGCAAATAAGTATGTTGAGCCACAAGTTGGATTATTAATCGATCATTATACAAAGCGAAATGATTATATTTTCTTCTCGACATATAAGACAGAGTTTGATGTAGGCGGAGAGAATTATAAGTATGTTTGCGTTGGCTTTTCAAACATCTTTATCCCGATTGAAATGCCGAAGAAAAAAGACGAATCTGCAAAATAA
- a CDS encoding ABC transporter permease, whose amino-acid sequence MSLLDSIKIALSSILAHKLRSALTMLGIIIGVGSIITVVAIGQGGEAMLKSKFAGSGGNNLMPIQFKPDINDEFAIGGFQIPKLTEEDILEVKQVKDVSHVITTNQNSEVLDVNDKKANLNVIGLDNEYFAVNKVKVVKGRTLNESDISHANNVVMISTKTEETLFKDVNPVGQIIEMKGQPMQIIGVYTSDNEFMGFEMEEALIPLTLWPVLYGTDEIQSIAIQSKNVDNLESAGKQAVDVLNSRKPSEIPGKYELVNLKEFQENVSKVTNIMTMIIGGIAGISLVVGGIGVMNIMLVSVTERTREIGVRKALGATRSKILLQFLIEAVMLTLLGGLIGIGLGYGGAYIVSTFAKWPPLVSWEVVVGGVLFSMTLGIIFGLIPANKAAKLDPIEALRYE is encoded by the coding sequence ATGAGTTTACTAGATAGTATAAAAATTGCCCTATCTTCTATTTTAGCTCATAAACTGCGTTCAGCTCTTACGATGCTCGGTATTATTATTGGTGTTGGTTCTATTATTACTGTCGTTGCGATTGGGCAAGGCGGGGAAGCGATGCTGAAGTCGAAATTCGCAGGTTCTGGTGGTAATAACCTTATGCCAATTCAATTTAAACCAGATATTAATGATGAGTTTGCTATAGGTGGATTTCAAATACCGAAGTTAACTGAAGAGGATATTTTGGAAGTAAAACAAGTGAAAGATGTTTCACACGTTATTACGACAAACCAGAATTCAGAGGTACTTGATGTAAATGATAAAAAAGCAAATCTAAATGTTATTGGTCTTGATAATGAATATTTTGCGGTTAATAAAGTAAAGGTCGTAAAGGGACGTACTTTAAATGAATCCGATATTTCTCATGCAAATAACGTTGTGATGATTAGTACAAAAACAGAAGAGACGTTATTTAAGGACGTAAACCCAGTTGGACAAATTATTGAGATGAAGGGGCAGCCAATGCAAATTATTGGTGTGTATACATCTGACAATGAGTTTATGGGATTTGAAATGGAAGAAGCGTTAATTCCCCTTACTTTATGGCCTGTTTTATACGGAACAGATGAGATTCAAAGTATAGCAATTCAATCTAAAAATGTAGACAATTTAGAATCAGCAGGGAAACAAGCTGTTGATGTATTAAATAGTCGTAAGCCAAGTGAAATTCCAGGTAAATATGAACTGGTGAATTTAAAAGAGTTCCAAGAAAATGTTTCTAAAGTTACTAATATCATGACGATGATCATCGGTGGTATAGCTGGTATTTCATTAGTCGTTGGTGGTATCGGTGTAATGAACATCATGCTCGTATCTGTAACAGAGCGTACGCGCGAAATTGGAGTACGCAAAGCGCTTGGGGCAACGCGTAGTAAAATTTTATTACAATTTTTAATTGAAGCGGTTATGTTAACGCTTCTAGGTGGTTTGATCGGAATTGGTCTTGGATATGGCGGGGCATATATTGTTTCCACATTTGCGAAATGGCCACCGCTCGTTTCATGGGAAGTTGTCGTTGGAGGCGTATTGTTCTCTATGACACTCGGTATTATTTTCGGATTAATTCCAGCAAACAAAGCTGCGAAATTAGATCCAATCGAAGCACTTCGTTATGAGTAG
- a CDS encoding ABC transporter ATP-binding protein: MITLNNIAKTYYQGKLAVPILHGISLTIQSGEFVSIMGPSGSGKSTLMNIIGCLDRPTEGEYMLNDVNILTADESKLALIRNEYIGFVFQHFNLLPRLSAVENVELPLIYGGVKKAERRQRALEALGKVGLSDRVDHLPSELSGGQKQRVAIARSIANNPTFIMADEPTGALDTKSGAQVMDIFTKLNAEGTTIVMVTHEEEVAAYSSRRIVLRDGKITEDRRCAV, translated from the coding sequence ATGATTACGTTAAATAATATTGCTAAGACGTATTATCAAGGGAAACTTGCGGTGCCGATTTTACATGGTATTAGTTTAACAATTCAAAGCGGTGAGTTCGTTTCTATTATGGGACCGTCTGGTTCTGGTAAATCAACGCTTATGAATATTATCGGTTGTTTAGATCGTCCAACAGAAGGCGAATATATGTTGAATGATGTGAATATCTTAACAGCAGACGAGTCAAAACTAGCTTTAATTCGTAATGAATATATCGGCTTTGTGTTCCAGCACTTTAATTTGCTGCCGCGTCTTTCCGCAGTGGAAAACGTTGAACTTCCGCTCATCTACGGTGGAGTGAAGAAAGCAGAGCGTCGTCAAAGAGCTCTTGAAGCGCTTGGAAAAGTTGGATTATCAGATAGAGTAGACCATTTACCTAGTGAATTATCAGGTGGACAGAAGCAACGTGTAGCTATCGCAAGATCGATTGCAAATAATCCAACGTTCATTATGGCCGATGAGCCGACAGGTGCGCTTGATACGAAGTCTGGTGCACAAGTTATGGATATTTTCACGAAGCTAAATGCAGAAGGTACGACGATTGTTATGGTTACGCATGAAGAAGAGGTAGCAGCGTATTCTTCCCGCCGCATTGTACTGCGAGATGGGAAAATTACAGAAGATAGAAGGTGTGCAGTATGA
- a CDS encoding ABC transporter substrate-binding protein, whose translation MRKIAFFFFLLVIGGAMSSCSRDTTSIKYNKSGLPILDDRHLVAYVAAREEVGEALLSSFCKQRGCTYEFIRLSTEELLRRVEEEAGNPKADIIIGGTVDAHQMMKQKNLSIPVTTQHANRISKTVKDKDGYWYGYEVEKLAIAINKERWNEEIAPLGLPYPSRWQDLLDPVYTGKIAMPDPNVSGTAYTLFQSLIDTLGEEESKEYVKNLARQVGEVTVNGYMPAELVASGEYMIGINFAGDQRMLQKQGFPIVSNEPEQTGLSVNAISKLKRAPSGFIADLFIDYCLSEEAGHILEKVSFGVPTMFAKNQKEIEGQPVRRTNKNISNSGIIEIWNRQRLSQQ comes from the coding sequence ATGAGAAAGATAGCCTTTTTCTTCTTTTTGCTAGTAATCGGAGGAGCGATGTCTAGTTGCTCTCGAGATACAACCTCTATTAAATATAATAAAAGTGGTCTCCCTATTTTGGATGATCGTCATCTCGTTGCGTATGTAGCGGCCCGCGAGGAAGTTGGTGAAGCTTTGCTTTCGTCATTTTGTAAACAACGCGGGTGTACATATGAATTTATTCGTCTATCGACAGAAGAACTTCTTCGGAGAGTAGAAGAGGAAGCTGGAAATCCGAAGGCGGATATTATTATTGGCGGTACAGTAGATGCGCATCAAATGATGAAGCAAAAGAACCTTTCTATTCCTGTTACGACCCAGCATGCGAACCGTATTTCAAAGACTGTTAAAGATAAAGATGGTTATTGGTACGGTTATGAAGTGGAGAAACTGGCAATCGCGATTAATAAAGAGCGGTGGAATGAAGAAATAGCGCCGCTCGGTCTTCCATATCCATCAAGGTGGCAAGATTTATTAGATCCGGTATATACGGGTAAGATTGCAATGCCTGATCCAAACGTTTCCGGCACAGCATATACTTTGTTTCAATCACTTATTGATACTTTAGGTGAAGAAGAATCGAAAGAGTATGTTAAGAATCTTGCAAGGCAAGTTGGTGAAGTAACGGTGAATGGTTATATGCCCGCAGAACTGGTTGCGAGCGGTGAATATATGATAGGCATCAATTTTGCGGGAGATCAGAGAATGCTTCAGAAACAAGGCTTTCCTATTGTAAGTAACGAACCTGAGCAAACAGGATTATCTGTTAATGCGATTTCGAAACTGAAGCGTGCACCGAGTGGTTTTATAGCGGACTTATTTATTGATTATTGTTTATCAGAAGAAGCGGGGCACATTTTAGAAAAAGTTTCGTTTGGCGTACCAACGATGTTTGCGAAGAATCAGAAAGAGATAGAAGGTCAGCCGGTTAGAAGGACGAACAAAAATATATCAAATAGTGGAATAATCGAGATATGGAATAGACAGCGTCTCTCTCAGCAGTGA
- a CDS encoding Rolling circle replication protein, Rep63 protein, translated as MKKRFILEDKTDEQFAKEKLEDADLLGLLDYDIWKKILKYENRSYFLDLCEKYDFKKAVNIVSNYKFDKNKKSSPQELELDFKQ; from the coding sequence TTGAAAAAGAGATTCATATTAGAAGATAAGACAGATGAACAATTTGCTAAAGAGAAGCTAGAAGACGCTGATTTGTTAGGTTTATTAGATTATGATATTTGGAAAAAGATTTTAAAATACGAAAATCGTTCCTACTTCTTGGATTTATGCGAGAAATATGATTTCAAGAAAGCGGTGAATATCGTGTCTAACTATAAGTTTGACAAAAATAAAAAGTCAAGTCCCCAAGAATTAGAACTTGACTTCAAACAATAG
- a CDS encoding DUF3919 family protein, producing MKRLSFQILMFVFCMIVSLILFYVIEKQIYNRITIVDDKQAVLQRVNESLPTEVKVRHEKWGEIVVTDEVRLHTIVSFFDRIRIEPREVRNQEQVFTGEVTYLNGHKRTFAVGDLFQYEANVYGKNGTDPMISAFQTYLLSLYYTPERISNFFAEAKEVVVRQGDVIRTIDLTQIFDSIRYAKQITDYGEIQKLLQSQNEPIAYITAYKTGKRVKNEREDILTISVYPSYFVVQYLGDNNGNVMYMKGSLAEFLVKESVS from the coding sequence ATGAAAAGGCTATCATTTCAAATTCTTATGTTTGTCTTTTGTATGATCGTTTCTCTTATTTTGTTTTATGTTATTGAGAAGCAAATATATAATCGAATTACAATTGTGGATGACAAACAAGCCGTTTTACAAAGAGTGAATGAATCCCTTCCTACTGAAGTGAAAGTAAGGCATGAGAAGTGGGGAGAAATTGTTGTAACGGATGAAGTTCGTTTGCATACGATTGTTTCATTCTTTGACCGAATTCGAATAGAACCGAGAGAAGTGAGGAATCAAGAACAAGTATTTACTGGAGAAGTAACGTACTTGAATGGACATAAACGTACTTTTGCAGTAGGTGACTTGTTCCAGTACGAGGCTAATGTATACGGAAAGAATGGTACGGATCCGATGATCTCAGCATTTCAAACGTATTTGTTAAGTCTGTATTATACACCAGAGCGCATTAGTAATTTCTTTGCGGAGGCAAAGGAAGTTGTAGTGAGGCAAGGGGATGTAATACGTACTATAGATCTTACGCAAATATTTGATTCTATTCGATACGCAAAGCAAATTACAGATTACGGAGAAATTCAGAAATTATTACAATCACAGAATGAGCCGATTGCTTATATTACTGCCTATAAAACAGGCAAACGTGTAAAGAATGAGCGGGAGGATATTCTAACTATTTCTGTGTATCCATCGTACTTTGTTGTGCAATATCTCGGTGATAATAACGGGAATGTCATGTATATGAAGGGCTCCCTAGCAGAATTCCTTGTAAAGGAGAGTGTGTCATGA
- a CDS encoding response regulator transcription factor, whose protein sequence is MKILVVDDESSIRNLIRMQLEMEGYEVLTAADGREALERWNEQPDVLILDVMLPDTDGYELLRLFREKDRDIPVLMLTAKSQMNDKLLGLQLGADDYVTKPFNYAELILRVKNMSRRVRKEEVSSTHEVIRAGELVICPKERKVHVSGQEIQLTYREFNLCQLFVSNPQRVFMRDELLEKVWGFEYIGNTRAVDIMVQRLRKKLGNSGEHIKTIYGVGYKLDC, encoded by the coding sequence ATGAAAATACTTGTAGTTGATGATGAATCGAGTATCCGCAATTTAATTCGGATGCAGTTAGAGATGGAAGGATATGAAGTATTGACGGCAGCTGATGGGAGAGAAGCTTTAGAGAGATGGAATGAGCAGCCGGATGTACTCATTTTAGATGTGATGCTTCCTGATACGGATGGGTATGAGTTATTACGTTTATTCCGAGAGAAGGATCGTGATATCCCAGTGCTTATGCTGACAGCAAAGAGTCAGATGAATGATAAATTGCTTGGCTTGCAGCTTGGTGCGGATGATTATGTGACGAAGCCTTTTAATTATGCGGAGCTTATTCTTCGTGTGAAAAATATGAGTCGGCGTGTGAGGAAGGAGGAAGTGTCTTCTACTCATGAGGTGATCCGAGCAGGGGAATTGGTAATTTGTCCAAAGGAAAGAAAGGTACATGTGAGTGGGCAAGAAATTCAGTTAACGTATCGAGAGTTTAATTTATGTCAGTTGTTTGTTTCGAATCCTCAGCGTGTGTTCATGAGAGATGAGTTGCTTGAGAAAGTATGGGGATTTGAGTATATCGGAAATACGAGAGCGGTTGATATTATGGTGCAAAGACTTCGAAAGAAACTCGGGAATAGTGGGGAGCATATTAAGACGATTTATGGTGTTGGATATAAGCTTGATTGCTAA
- a CDS encoding HAMP domain-containing sensor histidine kinase, translating into MSLKRNMVFGIVGLLIPILVLLYAVVYIALEKNVYHNAADSLEKLSVEAQIYTMNYLEKEAEVETLGPNSLLIASYLAKRMDVRVQMIGKNGDVVADTQKGALLHRNIDIESSLKGKKSYVFEEGDPAPILLFSSPVYYGNDVIGSIRFINELTDEKEVLTNVSWTFLMTSLCLVAAGIFFAIRLAKSLHKPIDQLRQMAHRLANGDYESKIELNEYVEIAQLSASFNAMADGIELHIKQLKEEKEKQKDFLDRITHELKTPLTAIIGYVDLIPKLQSKEDVQESLRYVSVESERLLSLVEELLKSSKYGKSTFEVSPTVVNIKELAEEAVSIVKLRLQQFEIEVMNELTEVHVVADFDKTKQIFLNVLDNAIKYSDATQVRMNVIINEQEAKVFVHDDGIGMDEGVLAEWNESPEGKVLPSSYGNGYGLYICQEIMKKQGGSMRIESSEEMGTTICITFLLPRRMEDIKNLKAVK; encoded by the coding sequence ATGTCTTTAAAACGAAATATGGTGTTTGGAATAGTTGGATTGTTGATTCCAATTCTTGTTCTTTTATACGCGGTTGTTTATATTGCACTGGAGAAGAATGTGTATCATAATGCGGCGGATTCCTTAGAAAAGTTAAGTGTGGAAGCGCAAATTTATACGATGAATTATTTAGAGAAGGAAGCAGAAGTAGAGACGTTAGGTCCTAATTCGCTTTTAATTGCTTCGTATTTAGCGAAGCGAATGGATGTCCGGGTGCAGATGATTGGGAAGAATGGAGATGTTGTTGCAGATACACAAAAAGGGGCATTACTTCATCGGAATATTGATATTGAGAGTTCTTTGAAGGGAAAGAAATCTTATGTTTTCGAGGAGGGAGACCCAGCTCCAATTCTTTTGTTTTCAAGTCCAGTTTATTATGGAAACGATGTCATTGGGAGTATTCGTTTTATAAATGAGTTAACGGATGAGAAGGAAGTTTTAACAAATGTGAGTTGGACGTTTTTGATGACGTCGCTTTGTTTAGTAGCTGCTGGTATTTTCTTTGCGATTCGTTTGGCGAAGTCTCTTCATAAACCAATTGATCAGTTAAGGCAAATGGCGCATCGGCTCGCGAATGGGGATTATGAAAGTAAGATTGAGCTGAATGAGTATGTGGAGATTGCACAGCTTTCAGCATCCTTTAATGCGATGGCTGATGGAATTGAACTGCATATTAAGCAGCTGAAGGAAGAGAAAGAGAAACAGAAAGATTTCTTAGACCGCATTACACATGAGCTGAAAACACCGCTTACGGCAATTATTGGTTATGTTGATTTAATTCCGAAGTTGCAGTCGAAGGAGGATGTGCAGGAGAGCCTCCGTTATGTGTCTGTAGAAAGTGAGCGTCTATTATCACTTGTAGAGGAATTACTTAAGTCTTCAAAGTACGGGAAGAGTACGTTTGAAGTGTCACCTACAGTCGTGAATATTAAAGAATTGGCAGAAGAAGCGGTTTCGATTGTGAAACTTAGGTTGCAGCAGTTTGAAATTGAAGTTATGAATGAGTTAACAGAAGTACACGTCGTTGCGGATTTTGATAAGACGAAGCAAATTTTCTTGAATGTGCTTGATAATGCGATTAAATATAGTGATGCTACGCAAGTTCGTATGAATGTAATTATAAATGAGCAGGAAGCGAAAGTTTTTGTTCATGATGATGGTATTGGTATGGATGAAGGTGTGCTTGCAGAATGGAATGAGTCTCCGGAAGGTAAGGTGCTTCCTTCAAGTTACGGGAATGGCTATGGCTTATACATTTGTCAGGAGATTATGAAGAAGCAAGGCGGAAGTATGCGAATTGAGAGTAGTGAAGAGATGGGGACTACAATATGCATTACATTTTTACTTCCGAGACGGATGGAAGACATAAAAAACTTGAAAGCGGTTAAATGA
- a CDS encoding competence protein ComK, with the protein MDNENDIFISSSTMMLEPCKHPYYRTKIIDSSGNPLYSCQTAIQLIKKSCLTHVHSTYQGRRHAVQINFKLKQNVPIPINHKEYICVFPTESPSSPSCIRLFYNHIDEIEFSKKTNKANIHFFNGTTITIQIGSHKLQQQFFKSGHVLSRMNMKDSLP; encoded by the coding sequence ATGGATAATGAAAATGATATTTTTATTTCTAGTTCTACAATGATGCTCGAACCTTGCAAACACCCTTATTACCGGACAAAAATTATCGACAGTAGCGGAAACCCTCTGTACTCTTGCCAAACAGCTATCCAACTCATAAAGAAATCTTGTCTAACACATGTTCATTCTACTTATCAAGGTAGACGTCATGCAGTCCAAATAAACTTTAAGCTCAAACAAAATGTTCCAATTCCGATTAATCACAAAGAATATATTTGCGTTTTCCCAACAGAATCTCCTTCTTCTCCAAGCTGCATTCGGTTGTTCTATAACCATATAGATGAGATAGAGTTTTCCAAAAAAACTAACAAAGCTAACATTCATTTTTTTAACGGAACTACCATAACAATACAAATAGGTTCTCATAAGTTACAGCAACAATTTTTCAAATCTGGACATGTATTATCCCGAATGAACATGAAAGATTCATTACCTTAA
- a CDS encoding DUF1659 domain-containing protein, translating to MAVETIVMDLTLRLVLNGGLDKNGKTVFKNKQFKRVKTNADLGKVHEVARALASLQQSSLHAVQLVSTSDLSNL from the coding sequence ATGGCAGTTGAAACAATCGTAATGGATTTAACTTTACGCCTTGTATTAAACGGAGGATTAGACAAAAACGGTAAAACAGTTTTTAAGAACAAGCAATTCAAACGTGTAAAAACAAATGCAGATTTAGGAAAAGTACATGAAGTAGCACGTGCTCTTGCTTCACTACAACAATCATCACTTCACGCTGTACAACTTGTAAGCACGTCAGATCTTTCTAATCTATAA
- a CDS encoding Yip1 family protein — MEANINTQDVGSKKPSLFGMITSPGVQFERMKTKSPVWGAFFLFAILGTITAAVVAYLALVNTPELAKELKGDSAGMVKGFTLGGGAIFGFLGTIVGLFIVAGFYKVIMMFMSNDTPYMKILSIYLYANIVYYLGGILNAVLGFILGGTGTDKYTSLAPLFDQGTIAYGIGSAFEVFNIWSLILTGLGLHIVAGLSKKQAIILISIFFILTIGFSMLGGMFSGFGK; from the coding sequence ATGGAAGCGAATATTAATACGCAAGATGTAGGTTCGAAAAAGCCATCATTATTTGGAATGATTACATCTCCAGGTGTGCAGTTTGAGAGAATGAAAACGAAAAGTCCGGTTTGGGGGGCATTTTTCCTGTTTGCTATACTTGGGACAATCACGGCAGCGGTAGTGGCTTATTTAGCGTTAGTTAATACTCCGGAGTTGGCAAAAGAGCTTAAGGGCGATTCAGCAGGTATGGTTAAAGGGTTTACTCTTGGAGGGGGAGCGATTTTTGGTTTCCTTGGAACAATTGTTGGTTTGTTTATTGTAGCTGGATTTTATAAGGTTATTATGATGTTCATGAGTAATGATACACCGTATATGAAGATATTATCTATTTACTTATATGCAAATATTGTTTATTATCTTGGTGGTATTCTAAATGCAGTGCTAGGTTTTATTCTTGGTGGAACTGGTACTGATAAATATACAAGTTTAGCGCCTTTATTTGATCAGGGAACGATTGCTTATGGTATTGGTTCTGCGTTTGAAGTGTTTAACATTTGGAGCTTGATCTTAACTGGTTTAGGCTTGCATATCGTTGCCGGTTTAAGTAAAAAACAGGCAATAATTTTAATTTCTATATTCTTTATCCTTACAATTGGATTTAGTATGTTAGGCGGTATGTTCTCTGGCTTTGGTAAGTAA
- a CDS encoding MFS transporter → MFKWLKPAPAIERLPADMIDRVYKLLRIRVLMGISVGYAAYYLVRSNFTLSSTYLVQEYGFSTAEIGLLGSVMAIVYGFSKFFMGNLSDKAFAQRFIAVGLFLSGLVNICFGFASSFGMIVTLLVLNGIVQGMGAPPCSIVMTKWFSKKERGTKTGIWNISHNVGGMLVPPLVGIGVGIFGENHWQGGVFIFPAIIAMVIAVLVWINAKDTPESEGLPPIDEYRNDYENLEKADNANKMSPKEILMKYVVTNKFVWYLCIANAFVYLIRFGVINWVPLYLTTVKGFSKAEAHAAYAIFEGMAIPSSLIVGLLSDKLFKGKRMPLCIMSMAGVVVGTVVYWQASSVLVVSIAVSIIGCLIYVPQFLIGLSAMELVPKFAVGTTVGMCGLFGYVGGSLVANAAIGVIVDRSGWDGCFILLLAGGILSTVFLFIVQRGHERKGPKVA, encoded by the coding sequence ATGTTTAAATGGCTTAAGCCAGCACCTGCAATTGAGAGATTGCCGGCGGATATGATTGACAGGGTATACAAATTATTACGTATTCGTGTGCTAATGGGAATTTCAGTTGGGTATGCTGCTTATTATTTAGTGCGTAGTAACTTTACGTTATCAAGTACGTATTTAGTACAAGAATATGGTTTTAGTACAGCGGAAATTGGATTGCTAGGTTCAGTAATGGCAATTGTTTATGGATTTAGTAAGTTCTTTATGGGGAATTTATCCGATAAAGCTTTCGCCCAGCGCTTTATCGCAGTCGGATTATTCTTATCGGGGCTTGTAAATATTTGTTTCGGTTTTGCATCTTCATTTGGGATGATTGTTACATTACTTGTCTTAAATGGTATTGTACAAGGTATGGGAGCACCACCTTGTAGTATCGTTATGACGAAATGGTTCTCGAAGAAAGAACGTGGTACGAAAACAGGTATTTGGAATATTTCACATAACGTTGGTGGAATGCTAGTGCCGCCCCTTGTCGGAATTGGTGTAGGTATTTTCGGTGAAAATCATTGGCAGGGCGGGGTATTTATTTTCCCAGCGATTATCGCAATGGTAATTGCAGTTCTTGTTTGGATTAATGCGAAGGATACACCAGAATCTGAAGGTCTTCCTCCAATTGATGAGTATCGTAATGACTATGAAAATCTTGAAAAAGCAGATAATGCTAATAAGATGTCACCAAAAGAAATTTTAATGAAATATGTAGTGACAAATAAGTTCGTTTGGTATTTATGTATTGCAAATGCATTTGTTTACTTAATTCGTTTCGGTGTTATTAACTGGGTTCCGCTTTATTTAACGACAGTTAAAGGTTTTTCAAAAGCAGAAGCGCATGCTGCATACGCGATTTTTGAAGGTATGGCAATTCCAAGTTCATTAATCGTTGGTCTTTTAAGTGATAAGTTATTTAAAGGAAAACGTATGCCATTATGTATTATGAGTATGGCCGGAGTTGTTGTTGGTACGGTTGTATATTGGCAAGCATCTAGCGTACTTGTTGTAAGTATTGCAGTTTCTATTATCGGTTGTTTAATTTACGTACCACAGTTTTTAATCGGTTTAAGTGCGATGGAATTAGTACCGAAATTTGCAGTAGGTACAACAGTTGGTATGTGTGGTCTGTTCGGTTATGTAGGCGGAAGTCTTGTAGCAAACGCAGCAATTGGTGTTATTGTTGATCGTTCTGGCTGGGATGGCTGCTTCATCTTACTATTAGCAGGCGGTATTTTATCAACAGTATTCTTATTTATCGTGCAACGTGGGCATGAAAGAAAAGGTCCTAAAGTGGCGTAA
- a CDS encoding efflux RND transporter periplasmic adaptor subunit produces the protein MLPNTVRTPNKKKKWIIIGVIALIVIVAAVNIFVMQGKKKGTAKTDAVSFEKVTERKLNNTKLISGQVKPGNIESFYADPTKGKVKDIAVKEGQEVEKGTKLFSYDNEEINLQMKQADLDQKMADMRYDQGKKKIDSLKKEIKKVKDSGAGKEVTDPMEEQVSELEMAQKTTDLEKEKGKLQKEELSKKQKELTIYSNFTGVVQKLDKDAAQSSSQALGGQGKAFLQVASKDPFQVQGTLTELQKSQIQKNQTFTVTAKANNKKKWTGKITEVSEFPTSAEMAQAAGEGTQNMSQYTYKASLDSQDGLSPGYHVSLQVNLENKTMIAVPSKSIVEKGEDAFVYIEEKGKLRKQNVKKGSTDGDWTEIVEGATVGQKVVKNPSDDVYDGMEVKEK, from the coding sequence ATGTTACCAAATACGGTTCGTACTCCAAACAAGAAGAAGAAATGGATTATCATCGGAGTTATTGCACTAATTGTTATTGTAGCAGCAGTTAATATTTTTGTTATGCAAGGTAAGAAGAAAGGTACGGCGAAGACAGATGCTGTAAGTTTTGAGAAAGTGACAGAGCGAAAGCTTAATAATACGAAGTTAATTTCTGGTCAAGTAAAGCCAGGAAATATTGAAAGTTTCTATGCGGATCCGACTAAAGGAAAAGTGAAAGATATTGCAGTGAAAGAAGGACAAGAGGTAGAAAAAGGAACGAAACTATTCTCTTATGATAATGAAGAAATTAATCTTCAAATGAAGCAAGCTGATCTTGATCAGAAGATGGCTGATATGCGTTACGATCAAGGGAAAAAGAAGATTGATTCATTGAAGAAAGAAATTAAGAAGGTAAAAGATAGTGGGGCTGGGAAAGAAGTAACAGACCCAATGGAAGAGCAAGTAAGCGAATTAGAAATGGCACAAAAAACAACTGATCTTGAAAAAGAAAAAGGAAAGTTACAAAAAGAAGAGTTAAGTAAAAAACAGAAAGAACTTACGATTTATAGTAATTTCACTGGTGTTGTACAAAAGTTAGACAAAGATGCGGCACAAAGTTCATCTCAAGCGTTAGGTGGTCAAGGGAAAGCATTTTTACAAGTTGCTTCTAAAGACCCGTTCCAAGTTCAAGGGACTTTAACAGAGCTTCAAAAGTCACAAATTCAAAAAAATCAAACGTTCACTGTAACTGCGAAAGCAAATAATAAGAAAAAGTGGACAGGTAAAATTACGGAAGTAAGTGAATTCCCAACGAGTGCAGAGATGGCTCAAGCTGCTGGTGAGGGAACTCAAAATATGTCTCAATATACATATAAAGCAAGTCTTGATAGCCAAGATGGTTTATCTCCAGGTTATCACGTTTCTCTGCAAGTAAATTTAGAGAATAAGACAATGATTGCTGTTCCAAGTAAGAGCATTGTAGAAAAAGGCGAAGATGCATTTGTTTATATTGAAGAGAAAGGAAAGCTTCGTAAACAAAATGTGAAAAAAGGTTCTACTGATGGAGACTGGACAGAGATTGTTGAAGGCGCAACAGTGGGGCAAAAGGTGGTTAAAAATCCTTCCGACGACGTGTATGACGGAATGGAAGTGAAAGAGAAATGA